From Megalobrama amblycephala isolate DHTTF-2021 linkage group LG24, ASM1881202v1, whole genome shotgun sequence, the proteins below share one genomic window:
- the mogat3a gene encoding 2-acylglycerol O-acyltransferase 2-A produces the protein MKIEFAPLHVPLRRRLQTAAVVQWVFSFLALAQVCLALFVLLCVSDWWILGALYAGWLYLDRDTPSSGGRRSHWVRSWRVWTYFRDYFPITLIKTVDLDPRHNYLFGFHPHGVLVAGGFGNFCTEASGFSQMFPGLTPYLLMLPFWFRVPFFREYIMCGGLVSSEKASASFLLSRPGGGHAAVIAVGGAPESLDARPGAVTLQLLQRKGFIKLALKHGAWLVPVFSFGENELFDQMENPAGSALRRMQDRLQRIMGVAMPLFHARGVFQYSFGLLPYRKPIHTVVGHPIPVTQNPSPNKDDIDALHSLYMKGLTQLFEENKKNYGIPEDKHLDFI, from the exons ATGAAGATTGAGTTCGCTCCTCTGCACGTTCCTCTGCGCAGGCGCCTGCAGACAGCTGCAGTTGTGCAGTGGGTCTTCAGCTTCTTGGCTTTAG cTCAGGTCTGTCTGGCACTGTTTGTGCTCTTGTGTGTCAGTGATTGGTGGATTCTGGGAGCGCTGTACGCTGGTTGGCTGTATCTGGACAGGGACACGCCCTCAAGTGGAGGTCGGAGGTCACATTGGGTCAGAAGTTGGCGCGTGTGGACGTATTTTCGGGACTATTTCCCCATCACA TTGATAAAAACTGTGGATCTCGACCCTCGTCATAATTATCTGTTCGGGTTTCATCCTCACGGTGTACTGGTGGCCGGTGGATTTGGGAATTTCTGCACGGAAGCGTCCGGATTCTCTCAGATGTTCCCGGGACTCACGCCGTACCTGCTGATGCTTCCCTTCTGGTTCAGAGTTCCCTTCTTCAGAGAATACATCATGTGTggag GGCTGGTGTCGAGTGAGAAAGCCAGTGCGAGTTTCCTGTTGAGTCGTCCAGGTGGAGGTCACGCGGCCGTAATCGCAGTGGGCGGAGCTCCGGAGTCTCTGGATGCGCGACCAGGAGCCGTAACGCTTCAGCTGCTGCAGCGCAAAGGCTTCATTAAACTCGCCCTCAAACACGG AGCGTGGCTGGTTCCCGTCTTCTCGTTTGGAGAGAACGAACTCTTTGACCAGATGGAGAACCCCGCTGGCTCCGCCCTCCGCCGCATGCAGGACCGCCTCCAGAGGATTATGGGCGTGGCCATGCCTCTCTTTCACGCCAGAGGTGTTTTCCAGTACAGCTTTGGGCTGCTGCCGTACAGGAAACCCATACACACTGTGG TCGGACACCCCATTCCCGTGACTCAGAATCCGTCTCCCAATAAAGACGACATTGACGCTCTTCACTCGCTCTACATGAAG GGTCTGACGCAATTGTTTGAAGAGAATAAGAAAAACTACGGCATCCCAGAAGACAAACACCTCGACTTCATTTGA